A genomic segment from Legionella micdadei encodes:
- a CDS encoding portal protein: MKDVAKRYQDNLARIKKKVKNAHDYFKHNYDSFNEFRKFVFESSLTNDEITLLMTINRPQLEFNVLEAYISRLLGEFSKQEPDIEVNAYDENKADPVTIKVVEQHLKHVFMDSDNEHLRYEVYKDLLSGGFSVVKVYTDYEHAMSMNQVIKFTRCEPTLSGFDKIARFSHKGDGNFCFELFPKDKDEFLEEYPDTPINTLNFRRDFAGFNWSYLNDNSQIIVVADYYEKVRKEETIVQVRDGRVMTMKQYRKIVDEWNDITVPPTIVGKPRKTFLDRIVRYRLIENQVIEYEETDFSHLPLVFIDGNSMMIKTPKNGNVRQVTRPYVYHAKDAQRLKNWAGISLANEIENTVQHKFMIAKEAIPKEDIYQEALKDVQKANVVVYNSVYENDPSMPINNPIREVQRVPAPPEIAQAFTGTDSLIQNVLGSYDASLGINNNQLSGIAIVEAASQSNATAMPYIVGCLQGFQRLAEIYVDLMPKYFTTPRTIPIRDDDGKRQYVKINQEDGFPIDFESHLLNVSVKAGASFQVQKSRTIMMIKEMMGMSPLFAQFIAEKGLNFVLDNMEGRGIEQLKALTDEWLQEYQQQKQAAMQAEQQNPAVMKQQIEMTKLEQQQAQNQQKFAVDMAKLQQDERKVLADLRLGQQSANIQLVKAMTERFAKQVDLEIKRHDMTHKHIMSAFDRHHKLADEGKERHAH; the protein is encoded by the coding sequence ATGAAGGACGTAGCAAAGCGCTATCAAGATAATCTTGCGCGTATTAAGAAAAAAGTTAAAAACGCGCATGATTATTTCAAGCATAACTATGACAGTTTTAACGAATTTCGTAAGTTTGTTTTTGAATCATCATTAACGAATGATGAAATTACGTTGCTTATGACAATAAATAGACCGCAACTTGAATTCAATGTGCTTGAAGCTTACATTAGTCGATTGCTTGGCGAATTTTCAAAACAAGAACCTGATATTGAAGTCAATGCTTATGATGAAAACAAAGCTGATCCTGTTACTATTAAAGTTGTTGAACAACATCTAAAACATGTCTTCATGGACTCAGATAATGAGCATTTGAGATATGAAGTATATAAAGATTTGTTGTCCGGCGGTTTTAGTGTTGTAAAAGTTTATACTGATTATGAACACGCCATGTCCATGAATCAGGTTATTAAATTTACCCGTTGTGAACCCACTTTATCCGGTTTTGATAAAATTGCTCGCTTTAGCCATAAAGGGGATGGCAATTTTTGTTTTGAACTTTTCCCCAAAGACAAAGACGAATTTTTAGAAGAATATCCCGACACGCCAATTAACACTTTAAACTTTAGACGTGATTTTGCAGGGTTTAACTGGTCATATCTTAACGATAACAGTCAAATCATTGTTGTTGCCGATTATTACGAAAAGGTTCGTAAAGAGGAAACGATTGTGCAGGTCAGAGATGGCCGTGTCATGACGATGAAACAATACCGTAAAATTGTCGATGAATGGAATGATATTACGGTGCCACCCACCATTGTCGGCAAACCAAGAAAAACATTTTTAGATAGAATCGTACGGTATCGATTAATTGAAAATCAAGTCATTGAGTATGAGGAAACTGATTTCTCTCATCTGCCATTGGTCTTTATTGACGGCAATTCAATGATGATTAAAACACCTAAAAATGGCAACGTCAGGCAAGTTACTAGACCGTATGTATATCATGCAAAGGATGCGCAACGGCTTAAAAACTGGGCTGGTATTTCTCTTGCTAATGAAATTGAAAACACAGTTCAGCATAAATTTATGATAGCAAAAGAAGCTATTCCTAAAGAAGATATTTATCAAGAGGCATTGAAAGATGTTCAAAAAGCTAACGTGGTGGTTTACAACTCGGTATATGAAAACGATCCAAGCATGCCAATCAATAATCCAATCCGAGAAGTACAAAGGGTTCCGGCTCCGCCGGAGATTGCGCAAGCTTTTACGGGCACTGATTCTTTAATACAAAACGTACTAGGTTCATACGATGCAAGTTTAGGAATAAACAATAACCAATTGTCTGGGATCGCAATTGTTGAAGCGGCTAGTCAATCGAATGCAACAGCAATGCCGTATATCGTTGGATGCTTGCAAGGATTCCAAAGGCTTGCAGAAATTTATGTTGATTTAATGCCCAAATATTTCACAACCCCAAGGACAATCCCAATTCGCGATGATGACGGCAAGCGTCAATATGTAAAAATCAATCAAGAAGATGGGTTTCCAATTGACTTTGAAAGTCATTTGCTCAATGTTTCTGTAAAAGCGGGTGCATCCTTCCAAGTTCAAAAATCACGAACAATTATGATGATCAAAGAAATGATGGGTATGTCACCCTTATTTGCACAATTTATAGCCGAAAAAGGACTTAATTTTGTGCTCGATAACATGGAAGGCAGAGGCATTGAACAGCTTAAAGCTTTAACTGATGAATGGCTGCAGGAATATCAGCAGCAAAAACAAGCTGCAATGCAAGCAGAACAACAAAACCCCGCGGTAATGAAACAACAAATTGAGATGACGAAACTAGAACAACAACAAGCGCAAAATCAACAAAAATTTGCTGTTGATATGGCAAAATTACAACAAGATGAGCGCAAAGTTTTAGCAGATTTAAGATTGGGTCAACAGTCTGCTAATATACAGCTCGTAAAAGCCATGACGGAACGTTTTGCCAAACAAGTTGACTTGGAAATTAAACGCCATGACATGACACACAAGCATATTATGTCGGCGTTTGATAGGCATCATAAATTAGCTGATGAAGGAAAAGAAAGGCATGCACACTGA
- a CDS encoding helix-turn-helix transcriptional regulator encodes MLKIDGIEYLSDKQTAAKFGLSRSWFKNARYQGNSPPYYKLNGKIYYTEETVNNWFKENLKKCRSEQKR; translated from the coding sequence ATGCTTAAAATTGATGGGATAGAGTATTTAAGCGATAAACAAACTGCGGCTAAATTTGGGCTTTCACGTTCTTGGTTTAAAAATGCGCGTTATCAAGGTAATAGTCCGCCTTATTATAAACTGAATGGTAAAATCTATTACACAGAAGAAACCGTGAACAATTGGTTTAAAGAGAACTTAAAAAAATGTAGGTCTGAACAAAAGAGGTAA
- a CDS encoding terminase large subunit domain-containing protein → MFKEDNERLAARLKGSLLEFTKFFYPILTGRKFIISLPTGRESHHIIIAKALTQAARLEIPNHRLIINVSPGSGKSTLLCFWVAWTMANNPDSRFLYISYSKVLAAKHTETIKRIMQLAQYQYLFNVRIRHDSKAKEYFQTTKGGAVAAFGSGGAITGQDAGLPGLERFSGAVIIDDAHKPDEVHSDTIRQSVIDNYRETIQQRARGISVPIIFIGQRLHEDDLAAYLLSGKDGYEWSKVIIKSIDEAGNAMYPEAQPLEMLLKKKEHDSYVFASQYQQDPIPAGGALFKPEWFVMLNEEPNVLCTFITCDTAETSKSYNDATAFSFWGLYEIESFGIKTGQYGLHWIDTLECRIEPKDLKPTFLDFWQECMRYKKPPQLVAIEKKSTGGTLLSLLDEIRAIRLMDIPRTREQGNKTKRFLEVQPYIAERRVSFPEYGRHVKACIDHMSKITANETHRWDDIADTAADAIKIALIDKTLIYTTNAPDYEKIGQNINLNQTHINRLRRNAFGR, encoded by the coding sequence ATGTTCAAAGAGGATAATGAACGCCTCGCCGCACGTTTAAAAGGCAGTTTGCTCGAATTCACTAAATTCTTTTACCCTATCTTAACAGGGCGTAAATTTATTATCTCATTACCTACAGGCCGAGAGTCTCATCATATCATTATTGCTAAAGCATTAACTCAAGCTGCAAGGCTTGAAATTCCTAATCATCGATTAATCATTAACGTAAGCCCAGGCTCAGGAAAATCAACATTACTTTGTTTTTGGGTTGCATGGACAATGGCAAACAATCCAGATTCAAGATTTTTATATATCTCATATTCTAAAGTGCTCGCCGCAAAACATACCGAAACTATCAAACGTATTATGCAACTTGCACAGTATCAATACTTATTTAATGTGAGAATTAGACATGACTCAAAAGCAAAAGAATATTTCCAAACTACAAAAGGAGGAGCTGTTGCAGCTTTCGGCTCGGGTGGCGCGATTACTGGTCAAGATGCAGGATTGCCTGGATTGGAACGATTTTCTGGGGCGGTCATCATTGATGACGCTCATAAACCAGATGAAGTTCATTCAGACACAATTAGACAATCAGTTATTGATAACTACAGAGAAACTATCCAACAGCGTGCCCGCGGAATCAGCGTGCCTATTATCTTCATCGGCCAGAGACTCCATGAAGACGACTTAGCGGCCTACTTATTATCTGGCAAAGACGGCTATGAATGGAGCAAAGTCATTATCAAAAGTATTGATGAAGCAGGAAATGCAATGTATCCGGAAGCGCAACCTTTAGAAATGTTACTTAAAAAGAAAGAACACGACTCTTATGTTTTTGCAAGTCAATATCAACAAGACCCAATCCCTGCAGGTGGGGCACTATTTAAACCGGAATGGTTTGTCATGCTGAATGAAGAACCGAACGTATTATGCACATTCATTACTTGTGATACGGCCGAAACGTCTAAAAGTTACAATGATGCTACTGCCTTTAGTTTCTGGGGATTATATGAAATCGAATCATTTGGCATTAAGACAGGTCAATATGGCTTACACTGGATTGATACGCTTGAATGCCGTATAGAACCCAAAGATTTAAAACCAACTTTTTTGGACTTTTGGCAAGAATGCATGCGCTATAAAAAGCCACCGCAATTAGTAGCGATTGAGAAAAAATCAACTGGCGGTACACTGCTTAGTCTATTAGATGAAATTCGGGCAATTCGTTTGATGGATATTCCAAGAACAAGGGAGCAGGGTAATAAAACCAAGCGCTTTTTGGAAGTTCAGCCCTATATTGCAGAAAGACGAGTTTCATTTCCAGAGTATGGAAGACATGTCAAAGCGTGTATTGACCATATGTCTAAGATTACAGCAAATGAAACCCACCGATGGGATGATATCGCAGACACAGCAGCAGATGCAATTAAAATAGCTTTAATAGATAAGACTTTAATTTATACAACAAATGCGCCAGACTATGAAAAAATTGGGCAGAATATCAATTTAAATCAAACTCACATTAATCGATTGAGAAGGAATGCTTTTGGGAGATAG